The Notoacmeibacter ruber DNA segment GACCAATTCGGCAGCGGCTTCGTCGAGATCAATCCCAATTCCAAAATTCCGGCGCTGGCCGACCATAGCGAAAATCCCCCGGTCCGGGTTTTCGAAAGCGGTTCCATCGTTCTCTATCTGGCCGAGAAATTCGGGGCGTTTCTGCCGACCGATCATGCCGGACGCACTGAGACGCTCAACTGGGTGTTCTGGCAGATGGGCGCGACGCCTTTTCTCGGCGGAGGGTTCGGCCACTTCTACAATTACGCCTCGGAAAAGTACGAATATCCCATCAACCGTTATGCGATGGAAGTGAAGCGCCAACTCGACGTGCTGAACCGTGAACTGGCCGAAAAGGACTATCTGGCCGGTAGCGATTATACGATCGCCGATATCATCACTTGGCCCTGGTACGGACAGCTTGTGCTCGGCCGCGCCTATGACGCGGCGGAATTTCTGTCCGTCCACGAATATGAGCACGTCATGCGCTGGGCAAAGCAGATCGATGCGCGCCCGGCCGTCTCGCGTGGTCGCATGGTCAACAAGATGACGGGCGAACCGAAGTTCCAGCTCCGCGAACGCCATTCGGCCGAGGATTTCGAGACAAGCACCCAGGATAAGCTGGAAGGCTGACCAGCCGCGACGGCCTTACGGCCGTTGTAGGGCAGCCATGCCATCACCCCGCGAAACAATCGACCGCCGCAATAATTGGAAACTGCGCCATGAAACCTCTCTTTGCCGCAACGCTCGGTTTGGCGCTCACAGTTCCAGTCGGCGGTCGAGCCGTGGCGGATCCCGCCGATTTTCAGGGTCTCAACTGTGCGACAACGATCATCACCGGAACAGTCGATCCGGAAAAGTCTCGCGGCGTCGCCGAGACCCTCAGACAGGTTCTCGTCAAGCTGACCGGCGACGAGGCCTCTGCCGCTGATAATGCGATGCCGTCGAGCTTCGATCCGCCGGTCGAGAAGCTCGAACTCGAAGACCGGATGAAGGATATCCCGGTCCATGACGAGCAGGGGACACGCGAGCGGCCGCATTTCCTCCGCGTCTGTTTCGAACGCGAGCCGCTCCTGTCGGCCATCCGGTCGGCAGGCTTTAAGCCATGGCTAGAAGAGCGTCCGACCCTGGAAATTCGTCTTGCGATTGAAACACCGGGCGGCCGCTACATCCTCCGGGAAACAGGCGCAGAGGGCTTTGGTCAACGCCTCGCCCTCATCGATACCGCCGTCGAGCGCGGCTTGCCCGTCAGCTTGCCGGACCAGAACAGCGACACCCTCGATGTCGGCGACCTCAAATCGTTTGTTTTCGAAGGCCCGCCGGCGCTCACGGAACAGGACCATCCGGTTCTCTATGGTCTTCTGACGCTCAATCCTGATGGTGCCGACTGGGACGCCACATGGCGTCTTTCCGGCGAAGCGAAAAACTGGAAGGCAGATGAGGTGAGTTTCGACGAAGCGTTCCGAACAGGTCTCGGCAAGGCGATAGAAAGGTTGCGTCCGCAATGACTTCACCTGAAGAAACGACCGGTGGCTGCTTGTGCGGCAAGGTTCGGCTGACGGCGCGCGGCGAGCCTTATCGCGTCGGCCTCTGCCATTGCCTCAACTGCCGAAAACACCACGGTGCTCTTTTTCATGCATCAGCGATCTTTCCGGAGGATGCCGTCAGCATCGAAGGAGTGACCGCCAGTTACCGAGATCACTTTTTCTGTCCAAACTGCGGCTCAGCGGTCTATTCCCGCTCGGATGACGAAATCGAAGTCAACATCGGTTCTCTCGATGCGCCCGACCAGTTCCAGCCGACCTATGAACTCTGGACGGTTCGCCGCGAAAGCTGGCTGCCACCCTTCGACGGCATACGGCACTATGAGCGCGACCGGGAAGGATCGACACGCTCGGAGGATTAACCTACCCGATACCTGATCGAAATCGCGCGGCACTCCGCATCGCTCATTGCGCCCAGCCCCCGCCGTCCGTACATGCAGATCGATTCTGATCGACAATTGGACCCGATGCAGCGGCGATGAGCGAGACCTTGGTTGACGATAGGCAGACAGCGCGGCCGGATGCGTCGGAGGGGGGACTTCGTAGCCGCGCGGCCCGGCTCATTGCATCCTCACGCTTCGAATGGACGATCATCGTGCTGGTCGTTGTCAATGCGATCATTCTCGGGCTGGAAACGTCGCCCACCGTCATGCGCGCCATCGGCCCGGCGCTCGTGATCCTCGACAAAATCATTCTGGCGCTTTTCGTCGTCGAGCTGGCGCTGCGCTTCTTCGTCCATCGCCTGCGCTTCTTCAATGATGGATGGCGCGTCTTCGACCTGTTCGTGGTGGGCATCGCGCTCGTGCCTGCAACCGGCAATCTGGCGGTCCTGCGCGCCCTTCGCGTGCTGCGGATTCTGCGCCTGATCTCGGTTATTCCCTCGCTTCGCAAGGTCGTGACCGGTCTTGTGAACGCCCTGCCCGGCATGGGCTCGATTATCGTTCTGATGGCGCTCGTCTTCTATGTGTTTGCAGTCATGGCGACGGGCCTCTTCGGGGGCAGCTTCCCCGAATGGTTCGGAAACCTCGGCGCATCGGCCTATTCCCTGTTTCAGATCATGACGCTCGAAAGCTGGTCGATGGGCATCGTACGGCCGGTGATGGAGCAATATGAATGGGCGTGGATCTTCTTTATCGCCTTCATCATGTCGACGACCTTCACGGTCCTGAACCTGTTCATCGGCATTATCGTGTCGGCCATGCAGGCCGAGCACGACGATCTTGCTGCCGAGGAGCGGCACACGCTGCAGGACAATCAGGCCTCCATGACGAGCGAAATGAAGGCGCTGCGTGCCGAAATCGCCGAATTGACGCGTATCGTCTCCGAAAAACGCTAAAAGCCAACCTCAGCTTTCCCGGTCGACGATTAGTCCCTGAGAACAGCCGTTTCGTCCCGCGGGCGCACAAAAATATCACCGAATATTTGCGCGATCTTTCTCTCCACCTCTGGCCTCAAGGTCAGCGAATATTTGACGGCGATATGGTGAGCATCACGCATCATAACGAAATTTGAACTGGCAGCCCGGCACACGTCGTCCCAGCAGAAATTATCGGTCATGTCGATAACGGCCACGTCGGGTCTCGGCTTTTGGTCTGACACAGACCATGGCGACCTTTTTGCAAGCGCCAGCGACCTCGGTGTGGTGCACATATCCGAGCGAAGGGGATTGCTAACTAGACAATCAAGTGGATCGATATCCATCCGGGGCGTGTCGGCGAAGAAGACGACACGAGCACCCGTCTGCAAAATGCGCTCCAAAATTCTCTCTTCGCCCGATGCAAGTGCTTCTAACCGAGCTGTACCCTTTAAGGTTTGCCCTTTGTCATCAACGACGTGATGACGGGAATAGGCACTCATAAAGACGACGTCCGGTTTTAAACGCTCGATCTCGGCAAGCACGGCTTCGCGCCACTCGTCACATTCGAAGTACTGCCGTTTCAACTGATCGTGCCACAAACGGATATCATTCGGAAAGCAGTTCGTTTTTGTCCGAGCCAACAGTTTGAAACCTTGATCTTCCGCGATTTCTTTTAAAACCGGAAACCACTGCGCTGCGTGACTATCGCCAAACAAAACCATCCGGCGGTCGCTAGAAGCGGTGCCAAATTCGCATGGCGGGTATTCTACGATCTCAGAAGAAAGGTGGCACCTACGCTCTCCGGTAGAAATAGCCGGAAGATCGTATCGAACTTCGCGAGAGAAAATGGATGAACCATCAGAGAGATAGATAATATTTATCTGCTCTATATCCTGCTTGACCTGCACCAAACCGATGACGAGGACGGCGGTCGACAGAAGCGCCACGCCAACCGACGTATATTTACGCGACACAAGACGAGGCGAATAACGGACCGGCTTTTCGATGAAGATAAATCCGAGCACCGACAAACAGATGGTTAGCAAAAGAGCGCCGCAGATATCCACGGCCCCCCACGACCCGACGCTCGATTTCCAGATCACGAAAACCGGCCAATGCCATAGGTAAAGAGAGTACGAAATACGGCCGATTTGAACCGGGCCGGTGGTGCTCAAAAACGCTGAAGTATGTCTTGCGAAGCAGAATTTGCGTTGACGCCCGCAAAAATAAAGAGAGCCGTTCCCAAAGTCGGGATCAAAGCGAAGAAAGATGGATAGAGGAGATTGGCGTCAAAAGTCGCAATTGAAAGAACGATCAGAAGAGCGCCGGTCCAGACGGATAGGAGACGCATTCTGAAGCTGGGCTTAATCCGATAATGCTCCAGAAAGCAGACGAGAGAGCCGGCGCCAAACTGCCACACGCGCGCGTGAGTACCAAAAAATGCAACCGGTTGAGATTTTTGACTATAATAAAGACAAATAAGTAGAGACAGAACACCTAATATCAGTATTGAAAAAACGATACGGCGAATAATTATTCGAGCATTACCCCCCCTGTCTTCCACGAAAAATTAAAATGAGAGGCAAAAATAAAACTGTAACAAGGAGATAAAATTGCTCTTCGACAGCCAAAGACCAATAGTATATAAACGGCCCTTGACCGCCGCCCTCATCAAAATACTGAACTGCTGACTGAATTTTATTCCAATTTATAAGATATGCAACTGCCCATACCGCATCTCTTACCGCATAATAAAAATGAGGGATTGAAAACAGAATATGGTAAGCAAGTAACGTCGCTAATATGACGACGATAGCGATGGGCAAAAGTCGCCGCACCCTGCGTGCCCAGAAATTGACGAAGTCAATCCGTCCGGTTGCACTCAATTCCTTCAGTAAAATTGATGTGATTAAGTAACCAGAGATGACAAAAAATATGTCGACCCCGACAAACCCTCCAGCAAAGCTGGCAATTTCAGCATGAAATAAAAGGACGCTGATAACCGCGACAGAGCGCAGACCGTCAATATCGGCGCGATAGGCAATCTTCATGCGCGGATCGGTCCCCTTGCCGCCGGGCGAGAACGGAAAAGTGATTCCGCAAAGTCCGAAATCCCCATCAGCGCCGATTAATCCGCTTCAAAAACGAACCCCTCACGTCCACTCCCCCTAGATCGCACAAGGACGCATAAGTTTGAGCCCTCACAAAGGTGCTTTCTTGTCGAGCAAGGTAGTCAATGTCAAACAGGCCGTGAGATACTGGCCGGCCAGAACGATCAGCTTTCCTGGTCGGCCTCTTCCAACTCGTCGATCAGGCCTTCGATCATCGATAGGCCCTTGCTCCAGAAGGCGGGGTCGGATGCGTCGAGGCCGAAGGGAGCGAGCAGGTCCGAATGGTGCTTGGTGCCACCGGCCGCGAGCATGTCGAAGTAACGATCCGCGAACCCATCCGAGGCGTTCTGATAGACCGCGTAAAGCGAGTTTACCAGACAATCCCCGAACGCATAGGCATAGACGTAGAAGGGTGAAGCGATGAAGTGCTTCACATAGGCCCACCAGACGTCATAGCCTTCATTCAGCTGCACGGCCGGGCCAAGGCTCTCGGCCTGCACGTCAAGCCAGAACTGGCCGATCTCCTCACTGGTCAGCTCACCCTCGCGCCGCGCCGTATGTACCTTCCGCTCGAAGCGGTAGAAGGCGATCTGTCGAACAACCGTATTGATCATGTCCTCGACCTTGCCGGCCAGCATGGCCTTGCGCTGCGCAGGGTCGTCCATACGCTCCAGCAGCGACCGGAAGGTCAGCATCTCGCCGAAGACTGACGCCGTCTCGGCCAGCGTCAGCGGCGTATCTGCCATCAAGGCACCCTGCTTGCCGGCCAGAACCTGATGAACCCCGTGACCGAGTTCATGGGCCAGCACCATGACATCGCGCGGGCGCCCCTGATAATTGAGCAGGACATAAGGATGCGCGCTCGGCACGGTCGGGTGCGAAAATGCACCGGAGGCCTTTCCCTCCCGGCTCGGCGCGTCGATCCAGTTCTTCTCGAAAAAATCGTTGGCGATGTTAGCCATTCGCGGATCGAACCCCCCATAGGCGTCGAGCACGGTCTGCCGAGCCTGGTTCCAGCCGATCGTTTCCTGCTGCGTGGTCGGCAGCGGTGCATTCCGGTCCCAATGGTTCAGCTTCTCCATGCCGAGCCACTTCGCTTTCATCGTGTAATACCGGTGCGAAAGGCGCGGATATGCCGCGACAACTGCCTCTTCCAGTGCATCGACAACGTCTTTTTCGACCCGGTTGGCAAGATGGCGGCCATCGGCAATATCGCCAAAACCACGCCAACGCTGGCTGATCTCCAGATCCTTGGCGAGCGTATTGGTAATCAGGGTGAAGGTACGGATATGGGACTGGAAACCGCCTGTCAGTCCGGCGGCAGCGTCTGCCCGAACCTGTGCATCCCCGTCCATCAGCAGATTGAGCGCCGGCTCCAGCGGCAGGGCCTCACCTACCCCGCTATGGAAGCGCATATGCGTGAGCGTTTCGTCGTACAGGCGATTCCATGCGCCGGCCGCGGTCTGGCTCTTTTCCAGGAAAAGCTGCTCGATCCGGTCCTCGAGTTGATAGGGCCGTTCCTTGCGCAGATCCTCGACCCAAGGCCGGTATTGTGCCAGGCGCGGGTCGCGCTTCATCGCTTCGGCCATATCGGTTTCGTCGATGCGGTTGATTTCAAGCGGGAAGAACAGCAGGTGCGATGACGCTTCGGTTATCTTTCCGGCAAGGTCGCCATAGAGCTTGCCGCGCGCAGCATCGGCCGTATCCGCGTAATAATAAAGGCCTGCATAGCTCATGATGCGGCCCATCAATTCTTCGATGGCTTCAAACCCTTCGATCGCTGCGCCCAGCCCCTCGTCGCCCGTCTTCTGCGCGGCTTCGGCCAGCGTTCCGGCCCAGCGCGCCTGAAAGGTCTCAGCAAGGCCCGCTGCGCGGGAAACGTCGTCCTTCAGCGCGGGATCATCCGGACCGGCATAGAGGTCGGCCAGGTTCCATTCGGGAAGATCCCCCGTTTGAGCCGCCGCCGGCTCCGATTGCGAGCAGACAGGCTCGAAGGCATTACGCACGAATTTCATAATCAAGTTCTCCCGCTGGAAGGCGCTCGAGACACAGTCACCTTCCATTAACCTCGTTTCTTGGGCTGCCATTTAGGTGCTCGTGCCAAGTTGGTCCACGTTTGCCCAATGTGAAAGCCCTGTCCGGTCATGCCGATCACGATTCTG contains these protein-coding regions:
- the yghU gene encoding glutathione-dependent disulfide-bond oxidoreductase yields the protein MSDTYTPPKVWTWDSESGGRFAKINRPVAGPTHDKELPVGDHPFQLYSLATPNGVKATVMFEELLEAGHSGAEYDAWLIDISEGDQFGSGFVEINPNSKIPALADHSENPPVRVFESGSIVLYLAEKFGAFLPTDHAGRTETLNWVFWQMGATPFLGGGFGHFYNYASEKYEYPINRYAMEVKRQLDVLNRELAEKDYLAGSDYTIADIITWPWYGQLVLGRAYDAAEFLSVHEYEHVMRWAKQIDARPAVSRGRMVNKMTGEPKFQLRERHSAEDFETSTQDKLEG
- a CDS encoding DUF2066 domain-containing protein; this translates as MKPLFAATLGLALTVPVGGRAVADPADFQGLNCATTIITGTVDPEKSRGVAETLRQVLVKLTGDEASAADNAMPSSFDPPVEKLELEDRMKDIPVHDEQGTRERPHFLRVCFEREPLLSAIRSAGFKPWLEERPTLEIRLAIETPGGRYILRETGAEGFGQRLALIDTAVERGLPVSLPDQNSDTLDVGDLKSFVFEGPPALTEQDHPVLYGLLTLNPDGADWDATWRLSGEAKNWKADEVSFDEAFRTGLGKAIERLRPQ
- a CDS encoding GFA family protein, coding for MTSPEETTGGCLCGKVRLTARGEPYRVGLCHCLNCRKHHGALFHASAIFPEDAVSIEGVTASYRDHFFCPNCGSAVYSRSDDEIEVNIGSLDAPDQFQPTYELWTVRRESWLPPFDGIRHYERDREGSTRSED
- a CDS encoding ion transporter, giving the protein MSETLVDDRQTARPDASEGGLRSRAARLIASSRFEWTIIVLVVVNAIILGLETSPTVMRAIGPALVILDKIILALFVVELALRFFVHRLRFFNDGWRVFDLFVVGIALVPATGNLAVLRALRVLRILRLISVIPSLRKVVTGLVNALPGMGSIIVLMALVFYVFAVMATGLFGGSFPEWFGNLGASAYSLFQIMTLESWSMGIVRPVMEQYEWAWIFFIAFIMSTTFTVLNLFIGIIVSAMQAEHDDLAAEERHTLQDNQASMTSEMKALRAEIAELTRIVSEKR
- a CDS encoding acyltransferase family protein; its protein translation is MSTTGPVQIGRISYSLYLWHWPVFVIWKSSVGSWGAVDICGALLLTICLSVLGFIFIEKPVRYSPRLVSRKYTSVGVALLSTAVLVIGLVQVKQDIEQINIIYLSDGSSIFSREVRYDLPAISTGERRCHLSSEIVEYPPCEFGTASSDRRMVLFGDSHAAQWFPVLKEIAEDQGFKLLARTKTNCFPNDIRLWHDQLKRQYFECDEWREAVLAEIERLKPDVVFMSAYSRHHVVDDKGQTLKGTARLEALASGEERILERILQTGARVVFFADTPRMDIDPLDCLVSNPLRSDMCTTPRSLALAKRSPWSVSDQKPRPDVAVIDMTDNFCWDDVCRAASSNFVMMRDAHHIAVKYSLTLRPEVERKIAQIFGDIFVRPRDETAVLRD
- a CDS encoding acyltransferase family protein: MKIAYRADIDGLRSVAVISVLLFHAEIASFAGGFVGVDIFFVISGYLITSILLKELSATGRIDFVNFWARRVRRLLPIAIVVILATLLAYHILFSIPHFYYAVRDAVWAVAYLINWNKIQSAVQYFDEGGGQGPFIYYWSLAVEEQFYLLVTVLFLPLILIFRGRQGG
- a CDS encoding M3 family oligoendopeptidase, with amino-acid sequence MKFVRNAFEPVCSQSEPAAAQTGDLPEWNLADLYAGPDDPALKDDVSRAAGLAETFQARWAGTLAEAAQKTGDEGLGAAIEGFEAIEELMGRIMSYAGLYYYADTADAARGKLYGDLAGKITEASSHLLFFPLEINRIDETDMAEAMKRDPRLAQYRPWVEDLRKERPYQLEDRIEQLFLEKSQTAAGAWNRLYDETLTHMRFHSGVGEALPLEPALNLLMDGDAQVRADAAAGLTGGFQSHIRTFTLITNTLAKDLEISQRWRGFGDIADGRHLANRVEKDVVDALEEAVVAAYPRLSHRYYTMKAKWLGMEKLNHWDRNAPLPTTQQETIGWNQARQTVLDAYGGFDPRMANIANDFFEKNWIDAPSREGKASGAFSHPTVPSAHPYVLLNYQGRPRDVMVLAHELGHGVHQVLAGKQGALMADTPLTLAETASVFGEMLTFRSLLERMDDPAQRKAMLAGKVEDMINTVVRQIAFYRFERKVHTARREGELTSEEIGQFWLDVQAESLGPAVQLNEGYDVWWAYVKHFIASPFYVYAYAFGDCLVNSLYAVYQNASDGFADRYFDMLAAGGTKHHSDLLAPFGLDASDPAFWSKGLSMIEGLIDELEEADQES